From Anoplopoma fimbria isolate UVic2021 breed Golden Eagle Sablefish chromosome 11, Afim_UVic_2022, whole genome shotgun sequence, one genomic window encodes:
- the hs3st3b1a gene encoding heparan sulfate glucosamine 3-O-sulfotransferase 3B1a: MEYSPILHNLHVVPSSHVKNKLFVFCIMLSLWVYMIYCCVGYCSTMPNLTYSSVKRHENDSEVDNQESSLGASRDLLNNENDLDSRGEEWDEIRGEAKALDDNAMSGFLNESESKKLPQAIIIGVKKGGTRALLEFLRLHPDIRAVGAEPHFFDRNYDKGMEWYRELMPKSSEGQLTMEKTPSYYVTKEVPARIYTMSKDIKLIVVVRDPVTRAISDYTQTRSKKPDIPSFESLTFKNMSAGLIDTTWSAVQIGMYAKHLERWLQYFPTEQLLFVSGERLISDPAGQMAHVQDFLGLRRVVTEKHFHFNPAKGFPCLKRPEWNSKPHCLGKTKGRTHPNIDPEVVQRLRDFYKPFNSKFYQMTGHDFGWD; the protein is encoded by the exons ATGGAATATAGTCCGATATTACACAATCTACATGTTGTGCCATCATCCCACgtgaaaaacaaactatttgtGTTCTGCATAATGCTGTCCCTTTGGGTGTATatgatttattgttgtgttggCTACTGCTCAACGATGCCAAACCTGACGTACAGCTCGGTGAAAAGGCACGAAAACGATTCAGAAGTTGACAACCAGGAGTCGTCTCTCGGGGCGTCCAGGGACTTACTGAATAACGAGAACGACTtggacagcagaggagaggagtgggaTGAAATTAGAGGCGAGGCGAAGGCGTTGGATGATAATGCCATGTCAGGTTTCCTCAATGAGTCGGAAAGTAAAAAGTTGCCCCAGGCGATCATCATCGGGGTGAAGAAAGGAGGAACCCGGGCGCTGCTGGAGTTCCTGCGGCTGCATCCAGACATCCGAGCGGTGGGAGCGGAGCCGCACTTCTTCGACCGCAACTACGACAAGGGAATGGAGTGGTACAG gGAATTGATGCCCAAGTCATCGGAGGGCCAGTTGACCATGGAGAAGACCCCCAGCTACTACGTCACCAAGGAGGTCCCTGCAAGAATCTACACCATGTCTAAAGACATAAAGCTGATTGTAGTTGTCCGGGATCCTGTCACCCGGGCCATCTCAGACTACACCCAGACTCGCTCCAAGAAGCCGGACATCCCGTCCTTCGAGAGCCTGACCTTTAAGAACATGTCAGCGGGTCTGATTGACACCACATGGAGCGCCGTTCAAATTGGCATGTATGCTAAGCACCTCGAGCGCTGGCTGCAGTACTTCCCTACggagcagctgctgtttgttaGCGGAGAGCGTCTGATTAGCGACCCCGCAGGTCAGATGGCTCATGTCCAGGACTTTCTTGGGCTAAGGAGGGTGGTCACGGAGAAGCATTTCCACTTTAACCCAGCAAAGGGCTTCCCTTGCCTTAAGAGACCTGAGTGGAACAGCAAGCCACACTGCCTGGGCAAAACCAAAGGCAGGACCCATCCTAATATTGACCCAGAGGTGGTGCAGAGGCTAAGGGACTTTTATAAACCCTTTAATAGCAAGTTCTACCAGATGACTGGTCATGACTTTGGCTGGGATTGA